In Brevibacillus brevis, a genomic segment contains:
- a CDS encoding cupin domain-containing protein — MSSLSRSVSNPHTGETVTFLKTTEETNGEYLLFRTDLPPKEGIFLHYHTELVETFEGITGNLELTVDGKKTTLKPGDKAVVPLDKVHRFYNPSDQFVSFNIEIRPAARFEAFVRCGYGLDTDGRSFYMPFLKQYVPKNPLLLGTIFEMGAFYLPFLPLSLQKWIFGALAKLSARTGAAKSLEKYYIPSDQEKKISV, encoded by the coding sequence ATGTCAAGTTTAAGCCGTTCTGTCAGCAATCCCCACACAGGGGAGACCGTTACCTTTCTGAAAACGACCGAAGAGACAAATGGGGAATATTTGCTCTTCCGTACAGATCTTCCACCCAAGGAGGGGATTTTCCTTCACTATCATACCGAATTGGTAGAAACGTTTGAAGGGATTACCGGAAATTTGGAATTAACTGTCGATGGAAAGAAGACCACGCTGAAGCCGGGAGATAAAGCCGTCGTTCCATTGGACAAGGTTCACCGTTTTTACAATCCATCCGACCAATTTGTCAGCTTCAACATCGAGATCAGGCCAGCCGCTAGATTCGAGGCGTTTGTGCGGTGCGGATACGGCCTGGATACAGACGGCCGCAGCTTTTACATGCCTTTCCTGAAACAGTACGTCCCGAAAAACCCCCTGCTGCTGGGTACCATCTTCGAGATGGGGGCCTTTTACCTTCCTTTCTTGCCGCTTTCCCTGCAAAAATGGATATTTGGCGCATTGGCCAAGCTCTCCGCACGGACAGGTGCAGCGAAGTCCCTGGAA